Genomic window (Thermanaeromonas sp. C210):
TTTGAAGTCTGGATTTATACGTTCCTCTCCCTGGGGCTTCTGGTCCTGGCCGCCTTCCAACTCAACGAGCTTTGCGTCCGGCTGCTCCCCCTGGCCGTATTTGTACTGGTAATTTATTCTTATACCAAACGTTGGACCTGGGGGTGCCATCTAGTACTAGGCCTGGCAGACAGCCTGGCTCCTATGGGAGCGTGGGTAGCGGTGCGCGCAAGCCTGGATATCCCTGCCCTTGTACTGGGCATGGGGATGGGTCTCTGGGTGGCCGGCTTTGACATTATCTATGCCTGCCAGGACTACGACTTTGACCGGCGGTACGGTATCCATTCGATTCCGGCACGCTTCGGTAAGGACAAAGCCTTGTGGATAGCCCGGGCCTTCCACGGGCTTGCGGTGCTCTGCCTGACTCTTTTGGGCTTTTTTCTCCAACTGGGAACCGTTTACTTTGCCGGAGTGATAGTAGCGGCGCTGATCCTGGTTCACGAACACCGCCTGGTATCACCTGAGGATCTTTCCCGTATTAATGTAGCCTTTTTGCAGATGAACGGCTATCTCAGCATGCTTATGTTTGCCTTTACGGTACTGGCGGTGCTCTTATAACCCCTTGCCAAGGTGGTGAATAACTTGACGGAACTGACCAATGCCGAAATTGAGCGCTACAGCCGGCAGATTATCCTGTCCAACTTAGGGGGACGGGGGCAGAAAAGGCTCAAGGAAAGCAGGGTTCTGGTGGTAGGAGCCGGAGGCCTCGGGTCCCCGGTGGCCTACTACTTGGCCGCTGCCGGGGTGGGTACTATCGGCATTGTGGACAGTGATGCCGTGGAGCTCTCCAACCTCCAGCGACAGATCCTCCATTCCACCGATAGGCTGGGAAAATCCAAAGCCGAATCGGCGCGCGAGACGCTTCTGGCCTTAAATCCCCACATTACTGTCAACACCTACCCCCTGCGCTTGACCAAAGACAATATCCTACCCATTATCCAGGATTACGAAGTGGTGGTGGGCGGGGTAGACAATTTTCCCACGAGGTATCTGCTCAACGATGCCTGTGTAATGGCCGGCAAGCCCCTCGTGGAAGGTGGGGTACTCCAGTGGGACGGCCTGGTCATGACCATCAAGCCCGGGGAGGGACCCTGCTATCGCTGTATTTTCCCCGAACCGCCGCCTCGCGGGGCCGTGCCCTCCTGCCAGGAAGCGGGGGTCATGGGGGTGATCCCGGGGGTTATCGGCGTCATCCAGGCCACCGAAGTTATAAAGCTCTTGCTGGGTGTAGGGCAGACTCTTACCGGCCGTCTGATGCTGTACAACGCCCTGGAGATGCACTTCCGCGAAGTGACGGCCGAGCGTAATCCGGGTTGCCCTGTATGCGGTGACAACCCCCGCATTCGGGAGTTAGAAGATTACACCTTCGTCTGCGAAGGACAAAGTTGCCGAGGCGAACTACCGTGAAACATCCTTATTACCAAGCCGCTCAAAATATAGCATCCCAAATAGTGTCCTGGCGCAGGTACTTTCACCGGCACCCCGAGCTTAGTTTCCAGGAAAGGGAAACGGCACGCAAGATAAGCCATATCTTAGAATCCCTGGGACTGGAGGTGAGAACGGGCGTAGCCGGTACCGGAGTGGTAGGGCTGCTGCGAGGCTCGAGAAGCGATGCAGCCGTCGCTTTACGAGCAGATATGGATGCCCTTCCCCTGCAGGAAGCCACGGGAAGGGAATTTGCCTCCCTTAATCCGGGCGTCATGCATGCCTGCGGCCACGATGCCCACATGGCCATGGTGCTGGGAGCAGCGGCCATCCTGGCCCAGGAGCGGGATAGGTTGCCCGGTGCCGTTAAATTCATCTTCCAGCCCGGAGAAGAAAAGCCGCCCGGGGGAGCCAAATTAATGATCGAAGAAGGGGTGTTAGAAGATCCCCCGGTCAAGGCCATTTACGGTTTGCACGTGCACAGCCAGTTTCCGCCGGGAACGGTGGCCGTTAAAGAAGGGCCGGTCATGGCAGCGGTGGATAACTTCACTGTAAGGATCAGGGGGCGGGGCGGCCATGGCTCCTCACCCCACCTGGGCATTGATGCCATAGTGGTGGCCTGCGAAGTGGTCCTGGCCTTGCAAACGATTATCTCCCGCTCTTCCGACCCCCTCCAGCCCGTCGTCTTGACCGTGGGCACCATAAAGGGCGGCGAAAAGGAGAACATCATCGCCGGCGAAGTGGAGCTCAGCGGCACCGTGAGGACCCTGGATTCCGCCCTGCGGGCGGATATCAAGGAACGGTTTGAGCAGGTGGTAACGGGTGTTACTTCGGCCCACGGAGCCACTTATGAGCTCGAATATCTGGCGGCCTACCCGGTACTGTATAACAACGACCGGCTCCTCGAGATCCTGCGCTCCCTAGATCTGCGGGCCTTAGGGATAGATGGACTGTCCAGCCTCCCGGCGCCTTCCATGGGCGGGGAGGACTTCGCCTGGTATGCCCAAAAGGTTCCGGCATTATACCTCTTTTTGGGTGCCCGACCGTCTCCAGGCGAGGCCTACAACTGGCATCACCCCTCTTTTGACATCCACGAAGGGGTGCTGCCCACGGGTGCCGCCTTGCTGGCGGCCCTGGCTGCGGAAACCCTTAAGCTGAGCCCATAAAAAAACCTTCCCGCAGGAAGGTTTCGGAAAAAGGGGCGCTCAACTCTCTTTTTTAGCAAAGGTGTCTTTCTGTCCACATTCGGGGCATTTACGCGGTTTGCAGCGTGCTTCCTTTTCATAGCCGCAACTGTTGCATTTCCAAAGGGCCATAACGTCGCCTCCCGGTAAAGAAAAAGTAGTTATTATTATTTTAAAGCTAGCATGGTGCTCCGTCAACGGTTTTCTCTCCTGAATGTCCACGCTCTTAAGAGAGGGGTTTAGCTCGGCGGCCTAGGCAGGCCTATTTTTGCAGCCCGGAGAAAAGAGTATTATAATAGTAACTGCCGCCATTAGCGCCGGAAGGAGGTTGGCACGTGAAGGTCATAATTCACCAGGCCGGGAGGCGGGAACTGGAGGTTCCCGGGGGAAAGAAGCTGGCCGATATTGCTCGCGAGCTGAATATCAACCTAGAAGCGCACCTGGTAGTGCGCGGGGGCAGCATCCTTACCCGGGACGCATTTATTGAAGATGAAGACGTCATCGAAATCTTCCCGGCCATATCGGGGGGATAAGAAATGCGCTGTAAAGGTTGTCAGGCCAAGGCTACAGTAGAAGTAAGGCACCACAATGCCGCCTACTGCAATGACTGTTTCCAGGACTACTTTCTTAAAAGGGTCCAGCATAACATTCGCGCCTACAAAATGTTCTCCCCCGGTGACCGTGTGCTTTTGGTGGTCTCCGGTGGTAAAGACAGCCTCAGCCTGTGGGATGCCTTAATACGGCTGGGCTACCAGGTCACCGCCCTTTATATAGACCTGGGGATTGAGGGCTATTCCCAGCGTTCGGGGGACAAATGCCGGGAGTTCGCTGCCAAGAACGGGACGTCCCTTGGGACCATATCGGTGAAAGAAGTCTGGGGCTTGAGCATTCCCGAAATAGCCCGGAAAACCCGCCGGACTCCCTGCGCCGTGTGCGGCCGCATTAAGCGCTATCTATTTAATAAATGCGCTCTGGAGGGCAGTTTTCCGGTTGTGGCCACGGGCCACAACCTGGATGACGAAGCTGCCTCTTTGCTGGGTAACCTCCTCCACTGGCAGACGGGTTATTTGGCCCGCCAGCAGCCCAATCTGCCGGCTACCCACCCGAAATTGGTGAAAAAAGTCAAGCCCCTGTACACCCTAACCGAGCGGGAGTGCCTCGCCTACGCCCTGATCCGGAATATCCCTTACCTCGCCGAAGACTGCCCCTATGCCGAAGGGGCTACCAGCATTACCTATAAAGAAGCCCTCAATCACATCGAAGCAGCATCGCCGGGGACCAAACTCTCCTTTTTGAAGGGATTCTTAAAGCATAAGGGCCTGTTTCGGGAATACGACGGGGAGGTAGAACTGAGGGAGTGCTCCCGTTGCGGCCAGGTGACGACCGAAGAAGTATGTTCCGTTTGCCGCCTTCTGGAAAGGGCCCAAAAGCGCAGCGCGGCTCAACAGAAATGAGTTTGCAGAAGGTGTTCCTTAACGGTGGCATGTCTCTAAGGATTACTCGTCCGGGCGTGTTTTAAAGCAGGAACAGGAGCAGGTAAACAGAAGGCCAGAGGTAGTAAACGCCGAATGAGCGGGGAACTCCGCCGAATTCCGAAAGTTGAGCACTACCCTTGCTTTGCCAGGCTATTAGCGCGAGAGGGAGCTAAATCACGCCTAGCTAAAAGGGGGGATAGCTCTCAGGCTTCCCGAATCTTGTCTGGGGAGCAACTCCGTGCTAAAATAAAGACATCGGAAAAGCCTTACGGGATGTAGCTCAGCTTGGTAGAGCACCTGCTTTGGGAGCAGGGGGTCGCAGGTTCAAATCCTGTCATCCCGACCATATTCAATGCCGGCGTAGCTCAGCAGGTAGAGCAGCTGACTTGTAATCAGCAGGTCACCGGTTCGAGTCCGGTCGCCGGCTCCAGTAAAAACTAGGGGTCGCAAGGGTTTGCGGCTCCTAAATTTTTTCCTGATCATCGCCAAGTGTTGAGTTGCCGCCCAGTTGTCGCCCATCTGCGGAAATAGCCTTCTCCAGCCTCTCTACTGTTTTCCGGTGCCAGCGGGGGAGAGCATGGGAGTACATGCGGGCGGTGGTATAGGCGTCTTTGTGGCGGAGGACTTCCTGAACGGTGGGGAGAGGGATGCCGTGTGCGAGCATGATAGAAGCGCATGTATGCCAGAGATCATGGGGGCGCATTTCCGGCATGCCTGCTGCTTTGGCTGTTTTTTTTATGGCCCGGTGGACGTTCCTTTGAATAAAACGAGTTTCATTGGCCGTAAGGGACTACTATAACAAAGGCTGTTGACCTAATAACGCGTCAACAGCCTTTGTTATGGCGTAATGCTAGGCGCGGCTTCTCAGGTTAGGAGTCTATTTGTACGGGGTTAATCTCAACAGCACAAATACGGCTTGCGGGGATTATGATGGCCCTCAAGAGCTGTTTATCAACGATTTTGCCGCCGCTGAATACCTTCAAGAAAAGGCAATCGCCACGGGCCGGAAGTAGGACGGCAAAATTCTTGATAAAGAACAATTTGGACCCGTTTATGACTTTTTTGCAGCAATCGCCGCACTCGAACTCAATGCCGATTTTTTTATCATCGTTGCGTTGCAACTCATTGAGGATGGACTCCAGTCCTTCCAATGCTGGATCCCTTTCGGGCGAACTCTCTCTAATCTTGTCAAAAATTGCGTTCAAATCAGCTTCAGACAATGGAATCACTCCTTCTTTTTAGTCTTTGATAATAGAATATGGATCTACCTGGCAAATGGTTACACAATCACGGTGGCCTTCTTGAATCGATTCATGAGAAAATAGATCCAGGATGTCTCGGTGAAATTCATAGGCTACATGATGGTAGCCCTCGCATTCGATGATTATCCATACTTAGCAGGCTGTATCTTGTTATCACTATCATTTTTTGGACAATTAGATAGATTTCTCTAGCCTTTTGGACGAAATATATTATAATTGAGGTAAAGGCCATATGAGCCTCTTTCTTGCTAGAACGCGGGAGTTAAATATTTTGTCTTTCCCTTTTTATTTAACACGGATAATTGTTAAACAAAAAAAGCAAGAAAAGAAGCTGGTCATTAGCAGGAAAAACGGGATTTGTGCAGAATTTCACTAATGTTGGTGGCCCTGAACACCAGGGTACTGATTTTTGAACATGGGGGCTTTAGGGTGAAGCTAGCAATCTCTGGCAAAGGTGGGGTAGGAAAAACCACTCTAGCCGCCGCGTTAACCAGGTTCTTTGCCTGCAAGGGTTACCGGGTCTTTGCGGTGGATGCCGACCCGGACACCAGCTTAGGATTGGTCCTAGGGCTGCCCGAGGAATGCCTCGGTTCCCTTAAACCTGTAGTGGAGATGCGCGAAGTTATTGCCGAACTTACCGGCGGCAGCGGGACCTTTTTCTCTCTGAACCCCGATGTGGATAAGCTTTTACAGGATTATACCCTCACCTACGGCAACATTTCCTTTTTGAAAATGGGAGGGGTGAAGCAGGGCGGTTCAACTTGCTACTGCCGGGAAAATGCCGTGCTCAATGCACTGGTCAACTCCCTCCTCTTGAGGGAAAATGAGATAGTGGTTTTGGACATGAGTGCCGGCATTGAGCACCTTACACGGGGGACGGCGCGGGGTGTAGACGTTATGCTGGTGGTAGTGGAACCCTCCGTGGTGAGTACGCGCACGGCGCGCGTGGTAGAAAAACTGGCCCTGGAACTGGGTGTTCCCCTGGTCAAATTTGTGGCCAATAAAGTGCGGGACGGCCGCCAGGAACAGTTCCTCCGGGAGCATTTTTCGGCGGAAGAACTAATTGGAACCCTACCTTTTCAGGAAGAAATCCTGGATTTGAGCCTGGGAAGGGAGGCCGAGGAGCCCGTGGTTTTCCAGGAGGCTGTAGCCCGAATAGGCAACTACTTATTAGCCAGCAAGGAGTGAGGAGTTAGTCATGCCCGCTTCTACCAGTTTAAAGGCTGGGAGCGGAGGAATATACCGGTGGTCCCGGTACGGAACTTTTTACCAAGGAGGTACAAGGCATAATGCCCAGGTTTAGCGACCCCAGTCACACCTGCCGTCCTTCCGGCGCCCCGCGGGTTACGGAACCCAAGCGCCGGGAGCGGAGCATTGACTCTGCGGTGCTTTCGGTGCTGGAGCACACCCGGCAGCTCCCGCAAGTAGTTACCGCCTTCGATCGCTTTGTAGCCCAACAGCCCCAGTGTAAATTTGGCTATGAGGGAATATGTTGCCGTTTTTGTATGATGGGGCCGTGCAGAATCAAGGGCGACAGCGGTCCCGGGAGCCGGGGTATATGCGGTGCCTCGCCGTGGACCATAGTGGCCCGAAGTGTCGGCTTGATGATTTTAACCAGTGCCGCGGCCCACTGCGAACACGGCAACCACATAGCCCACACCCTCCTGGAGATGGCCGAAGGCCACTCGCCGGATTACGAAATAAAGGATCCGGAGAAGCTATACCAGGTCTGCCGGAGGGTAGGTGTGCAGACGGAAGGAAAGACGGAAGTGGAACTCGCCAGGGAGCTGGCCCTCAAGGCCCTGGAAGATTTCAGCCGCCTTAAGGGGATGGGGGATAGTGTGTGGGTTACCACCACGGTAACCCCCGGCCGTGTGGAAAAATTCCGTACCCATAACGTCATGCCCCACGGTATCCATGCCACCATTTCGGACCTGGTCAGCCAGGCCCACGTAGGGAATGATGACGATCCGGTCAACCTAGTGTTCAGCGCAGTGCGCGTGGGGCTGGCCGACTATGCCGGTATGCACATCGCCACCGACCTTTCGGATATCTTGTTCGGTACGCCGGAGCCCGTAGTAAGCCAGGCCAACATGGGGGTACTGGATCCGGATAAAGTAAATTTCGTTCTCCATGGTCATAATCCCTTACTTAGCGAGATAATCGTCCGGGCCGCCCGGGAGATGGAGGGAGAGGCAGTTGCGGCCGGTGCCCGGGGTATCAACCTGGTGGGCATTTGTTGCACGGGCAATGAGGTGCTCATGCGGCAGGGAATACCCCTGGTGACCTCCTATGGTTCCCAGGAGCTGGCTATCTGCACCGGAGCCGTAGACGCCATGTGCGTGGATGTCCAGTGCATCATGCCCGGCCTGCAGCGGGTGGCCGAATGTTTCCATACGCGCCTGATAACTACCTCGGATATCGCCAAAATTCCGGGAGCCTATCACCTGGACTACCAGACTCACAGCGCTTTTTCCCAGGCCAAGGAAGTACTGCGCCTGGCCATTCAGGCCTTCCAAGAACGAAAGGAGAGCGGCCGGGAAGTCTTCATCCCGCCCCTTAAGAATACCGTAGTGGCCGGCTGGAGCCTGGAAGCTCTCTTCAAGCTCTTCGGCGCCGTTAATCCCGAAAATCCCGTACGGGTCTTAAACGAGGCCATCCTGGAGGGCGAACTGGCCGGGGTGGTCCTCATGGCCGGGTGCAACAATCTTAAAGTCTATCAGGATGCCTCCCACATAGCCATTATGAAAGAACTACTCAAGAACAATGTCTTCGTAATAGCTACGGGCTGTTCTGCCCAATCGGCAGCCAAACTGGGACTCATGGATCCGGCTATGGTTGACCAACTGTGCGGTGACGGGCTTAAGAGTTTCTTAGCCCGCTTGAGGGAAAAAGCCCAAGTAAGTGTCGGCCTGCCCCCGGTGTTCCACCTGGGTTCCTGTGTAGATAATACCCGGGCCTCGGATCTCCTCATGGCCATGGCCAACGACCTCGGGGTGGACACTCCTAAAGTACCCTTCGCTGCTTCGGCCCCCGAAGCCATGAGCGGGAAGGCTACGAGCATCGGTACGTGGTGCGTAGCCCTCGGGCTTCCCACCCACGTCGGGTGCATGCCGCCCGTGGAAGGAAGCGACCTGATATACAGCATTCTGACCCAGATCGCCGGCGACGTTTACGGGGGCTACTTCATCTTTGAAATGGACCCCCAGGTGGCAGCTCGTAAGATACTGAATGCCTTGGAATACCGCACTTGGAAACTGGGTGTGCACCGCGAAGTAGCCGAGCGCTTCGGCACCCGGTTATGCCAGGGTTATTAGAAGGGGGAGAGGAACCATGGCCGTAGACTTCGACAAGATATATGAGGGCGCTTTGCCGGACGGCAAGATTCCCACCAAACTCTTCCGGGAGGTTTACCACGGAGCGATTACGGCCGTAAGTTATGCCGAAATCCTCCTGAACAAGGCCATACGGGACTACGGCCCCGATCACCCGGTAGGATATCCCGACACCGCCTATTATTTGCCGGTAATCCGATGCTTTAGCGGAGAAAAGGTTACCAAGTTGGGAGACCTGCCTCCCATATTAAACCGTAAGAGGGCCCAAATAAAATCCGAGCTTACCTTTGAAAACGCCAGGCTGGCGGGCGAGGCCACCTGGTATGCGGCCGAGATCATCGAAGCCCTCCGCTACCTCAAGTATAAGCCCGAGGAACCCCTGGCTCCCGAGCCCGGGACCGGCTTCATCAGTGACCCTGTAGTGAGGCGTTACGGGGTCAAAATGGTGGACTGGACCATTCCCGGTGAGGCTATTATTTTAGGTCGGGCCAGAGACCCCAAGGCCCTGGCGAAGATGGTCCAGGAGCTAATGGGCATGGGCTTCATGCTCTTTATCTGCGATGAAGCTGTCGAACAGCTCCTGGAACAGAATGTCAAACTGGGCATCGACTATATTGCCTTCCCCCTGGGCAACTTTACCCAGATAGTCCATGCGGCCAACTATGCCTTGCGGGCCGGCATGATGTTTGGCGGGGTTACGCCTGGTGACCGCGACGCCCAGCGCGACTATCAGCGCCGCCGCATCCGGGCCTTTGTCCTTTACCTGGGTGAGCGGGACATGGTCAAGACGGCGGCCGCCTTTGGAGCCATCTTCACCGGCTTCCCCGTCATCACCGACCAGCCCCTGGCCGAAGATGAGCAAATTCCCGACTGGTTCTTCAGCGTCGAGGATTATAGTAAAATGGTCCAGATCGCCATGGAGGTCAGAGGAATTAAGCTCACCAAGATCAAGCTCGAGCTGCCCATCAACTTTGGCCCGGCCTTTGAAGGGGAGAGCATCCGCAAGCACGATATGTATGTGGAAATGGGCGGGAACCGCAGCCCGGCTTTCGAACTGGCCAGGAGTGTAGGAGAGGCCGACATTACCGACGGCCGCATCGAGGTCATCGGGCCCGATCTTCCCGATATCCCCGAGGGCAGCGTCCTTCCCTTCGGCCTCCTCGTGGACATCTACGGCCGCAAAATGCAGGAAGACTTCGAAGGCGTCCTGGAGCGGCGCATCCACGACTTCATTAATTACGGCGAGGGCCTCTGGCATACCGGCCAGCGGAACATCAACTGGCTGCGCATAAGCAAGGACGCCGTAGCCAAGGGCTTCCGGTTCAAACACATGGGTGAGCTCCTCATCGCCAAAATGAAGGAAGAATTCCCGGCCATCGTAGACCGGGTACAGGTCACCATAATCACCGAAGAGGACAGAGTCCGGCAGGAAATGGAGAAGGCTAAAGAAAAATATAAGAAGCGCGACGACCGCATGCGGGGACTGACCGACGAGGCCGTGGACACCTTCTACTCTTGCGTCCTCTGCCAGTCCTTTGCCCCTAACCACGTATGCATAGTGACTCCCGAGCGAGTGGGCCTGTGCGGGGCGGTGACCTGGCTCGATGCCAAAGCGTCGTACGAAATCAACAGCGCCGGACCCAATCAGCCCATTCCCAAAGGAGGGGAAATAGACCCCATAAAGGGTATCTGGAAGAGCGTCAACGACTACCTCTACAGTGCCTCCAACCATACCCTGGAGCAGGTATGTCTTTACACCCTCATGGAGAATCCCATGACTTCCTGCGGGTGTTTCGAAGCCATCATGGCGGTGGTGCCCGAACTCAACGGCATTATGATCACTACCCGCGACCATACGGGCATGACTCCTTCCGGCATGACCTTCTCCACCCTGGCGGGTATGATCGGCGGCGGGGTGCAGACTCCCGGCTTCATGGGCATCGGCCGGAGCTACATTGTAAGCAAGAAGTTCATCAAGGCTGACGGCGGCATCGCCCGTATAGTCTGGATGCCCAAATCCCTAAAAGAATACTTGCGGGAAGACCTCGTCCGGCGAAGCGTCGAGGAAGGCCTGGGGGAAAAGTTCATCGACCAGATCGCCGACGAAACGGTGGGCACCACAGTGGAAGAAATACTGCCCTTCCTGGAGGAAAAGGGTCACCCGGCCCTCACTATGGACCCCCTCCTGTAGTTTGAACCGTTAAGCGCCGACCGGGGGCGGCTTCCGGCCCCGGCGAAGCTGTAATCTCACTTCTCGGTGGTTAGAAAGGGGTTATAAGCCATGGGTCTTACTGGACTGGAGATTTACAAGCAGCTCCCCAAGAAAAACTGCGGCGAATGCGGCACACCTACTTGTCTGGCCTTTGCCATGAACCTGGCAGCCGGCAAGGCCACCCTGGACTCCTGCCCTTACGTTACCCCCGCTGCCCGGGAGGCCCTGGAATCGGCTTCCGCCCCGCCTATTGCCAAAATAATTCTGGGCACTGGTGAAAGGGCGGTAGAGATGGGGGACGAAACCGAACTGTTCCGCCATGACAAGCGGTTCTACCATGAGCCCGTTATAGCCGTTGAGGTCAGCGACGCCCTGCCAGAAGAGGAGATCTTACACAAAATCAGGAGCATAAATGACCTGGTCTTTGAGCGCGTAGGCCAGCGCTACCAGGTGGAGGCCATTGCCGTAGCGCACCAGGCTTCCGGGGCGGATGCCTTTGCGAGAGCCGTAAGCCTGGTTGCAGCTAACAGCCCCTTGAACCTGGTGCTGGTCGCGGAGGACCCGGCGGTCATGAAGGCGGCCTTACCGGCCGTTGCTGACCGTAAACCCCTGATCTATGCCGCCAACGCCGCCAATTACGAGGCCATGACCGGCCTCGCCAAAGAGCATGAATGTCCCCTGGCGGTCAAGGGCGGCAACCTGCAGGAGCTGGCGGACGTGGTAGATAAGATTACGGCCGTGGGGTACAAACAACTGGTGCTGGATCCCGGCGCTCGTGAGGTTTCCCGCGCCATTGCCGATTTCACCCAAATCCGGCGGCAGGCCATCAAGAAGCGCTTCCGCACCTTCGGCTATCCTCTTATGGCCTTCACCACGGCGGAAGATCCTCTCATGGAGGTGCTGGAGGCCGTAGATTACATTGCCAAGTATGCCAGCCTGGTCGTGCTCAAGACGGCCGCCAAGGCCCATCTACTGCCGTTGCTCTCTTGGAGGCAGAACCTGTACACCGATCCCCAGGTACCTATCCGGGTAGAGGAAAAGATTTACGAGATCGGCGAGGTCAACGAGAATTCTCCGGTCTACATCACCACCAACTTCTCCCTCACCTACTACTCCGTGGAAGGCGAGGTGGAGGCCAGCCGGATACCCAGCTTCATCATCCCGGTGGACACCAACGGGCTTTCTGTCTTGACCGCCTACGCCGACGGCAAGTTCGAGGCGGAAAAGATAGCCGGGGTCATGAAGAAGTTGGGCATCGAAAATAGGGTCCGACACCGGACGGTAGTAATACCGGGCACTGTGGCGGTGCTGAAGGGGAAGCTGGAGGAACTCACCGGCTGGACGGTGCTCGTGGGACCGCGGGAGGCTTCGGGCATTCCCTCCTTTGCCCGCAGCCAGTTTGCCTAAAATAGCCGTTCCTTCAAGGAGGCCGAGATAGCTTGCAGCAATACACGGTGACCTTTTCACCGGATAATGTACGGGCTACGGTCCCGGCCGGAACCAGTATTTTGGAGGCGGCGTCCCGGGCAGGAATAGCTCTGAAGAGCACCTGCGGCGGCCAGGGTACCTGTAAGCGCTGTATAGTACAGGTAAAGGATGGGCAGGTAACCTGTGAGCGGGACCCTCTGCCGGAAACTTTGCGGGGGGAAGGCTACACCCTGGCCTGCCAAACTAAGGTGTGGGGCCATGTCACCGTTGAAATACCCCCTGAAGCCCGCCTGGCCAAGCACCGGGTTCTCCTGCAGGACGAGGCGCCGGCTTCTGAAGCGGGGGCGGCAGAGGAGCTTTTAGGGGGGCGCCCCTTCCAGCCCCTGTGCGAAGCGGTAAACCTGCAGCTTGACCCGCCTACCCTCACCGAAAACGCCAGCGACTGGCACCGCCTGCGGGGTGCCCTGCGCCGGCATAGGCCGGAAGAATATTCTACTATCGGTCTCCCAAGCCTGCGTGAGCTGGCCGAAAGCCTGCGCCGGGCGGACTGGCAGGTGAAGGTAGTCCTGGCGCAATTAAAAGGAGCCAGTGAAGTAATCAGGGTAGCCCCGGCCGACAGCGGGGGGGTCTACGGCCTGGCCGTAGACCTTGGTACTACCACCGTGGCTGCCGCCCTGGTAGATCTTGCAGCAGGAGAGGTGCTAGGCCAGGCGGGGACCTACAACCGGCAGGCCCGCTTTGGTGATGATATCATCTCCCGCGTTATCCATGCGACCGGCGAAGAGGGGGGACTAGAGGAGCTCCGGGAGGCGGCCCTGGCCAGCATCAACGAAGTGGCGGCCGAGCTTGTAGAGAAGTGCGGGATTGCGCCGGAGGAGGTGGTGGTGGCGACCCTGGCGGGCAACACCACCATGAGCCATCTCTTTCTGGGCCTTACCCCTAAATACATCCGACTGCAGCCTTATATCCCCACTACGGCGGAATATCCCATTGTGCGGGCCTGGGAAGCGGGGTTAAATATTCACCCCGCGGCTCCGGTCCTGGTATTCCCGTCGGTGGCCAGTTATGTGGGGGGCGACATCGTTTCCGGAACCCTCTTTACGCGTCTTAGCGAAAGCGACGAGCTGGTGCTTTTCGTGGATATCGGCACCAATGGGGAAATGGTGCTGGGTAATAGAGAATGGCTGATGGCCTGTGCCTGCTCTGCCGGGCCTGCCTTTGAGGGCGGCGGCATCACTTGCGGCATGAGGGCCATGCAGGGCGCCATCGAAAGGGTAGAGGTCGACCCGGCCACATCAGAAGTAAGGGTAAAGGTTATCGGCAACACCAAACCCGTGGGCATCTGCGGCTCGGGGTTGATCGATGCCCTGGCCAAGCTGCGCCGGGCAGGAATCCTCGACCGCATGGGGAATTTTGTCCCCGAAAGGGCCGGCAGGCGGCTGCGGCGGGGAGAAGACGGATATGAATTCGTCCTTGCCTGGAAGGAGGA
Coding sequences:
- a CDS encoding ASKHA domain-containing protein; this encodes MQQYTVTFSPDNVRATVPAGTSILEAASRAGIALKSTCGGQGTCKRCIVQVKDGQVTCERDPLPETLRGEGYTLACQTKVWGHVTVEIPPEARLAKHRVLLQDEAPASEAGAAEELLGGRPFQPLCEAVNLQLDPPTLTENASDWHRLRGALRRHRPEEYSTIGLPSLRELAESLRRADWQVKVVLAQLKGASEVIRVAPADSGGVYGLAVDLGTTTVAAALVDLAAGEVLGQAGTYNRQARFGDDIISRVIHATGEEGGLEELREAALASINEVAAELVEKCGIAPEEVVVATLAGNTTMSHLFLGLTPKYIRLQPYIPTTAEYPIVRAWEAGLNIHPAAPVLVFPSVASYVGGDIVSGTLFTRLSESDELVLFVDIGTNGEMVLGNREWLMACACSAGPAFEGGGITCGMRAMQGAIERVEVDPATSEVRVKVIGNTKPVGICGSGLIDALAKLRRAGILDRMGNFVPERAGRRLRRGEDGYEFVLAWKEESGTGKDITLTEGDVKNLIRSKGAVFAGIQSLLKTLELQLEAIDKIIIAGGFGNYLNIPNAIEIGLLPDLPPEKYQFAGNTSLKGAIQVLLCRQAWEEALEIGRKMSYLELSAGNLFMEEFVSALFLPHTNLELFPSLAGEREGGSNHWPGA